Proteins from one Phyllobacterium zundukense genomic window:
- a CDS encoding heme-dependent oxidative N-demethylase family protein, producing MTTSAPVHTPYEGSAQPFTIGLQQLDLKDWIEIDNNLLAYLAEKERLFGLYGDRIFVEAPGTEGAQEEVLQLLSTHLVEHYPEIYSSDGETVKIAGWDKPVSLGDTDIPYLHRAASLVQEDLVLMRKDERRGWHLAAASLSFPSSWTLLEKFGRSMDDIHAPVPDFGAGTRNAGLITRMFDNLRPDRSVQRMNWSLQPDGNLYHPLASHQKGARYTDEDIAAQSYVRVERQTLRKLPISGDILFTIRIYLDPISALKKHPECRNLAEAFARQLEALNPAQLHYKGIMTIRDRLIDALKRL from the coding sequence ATGACGACCTCTGCCCCCGTGCACACGCCCTATGAGGGCTCGGCGCAACCCTTCACCATAGGGTTGCAGCAGCTCGACCTGAAAGACTGGATCGAGATCGACAACAACCTTCTCGCCTATCTCGCCGAGAAGGAGCGGCTTTTCGGGCTCTACGGCGACAGGATTTTTGTGGAAGCACCGGGCACCGAGGGTGCCCAAGAAGAAGTACTGCAACTTCTCAGCACCCACCTCGTCGAGCACTATCCTGAAATCTATTCCAGCGACGGCGAGACCGTCAAAATTGCGGGATGGGACAAACCCGTATCGCTCGGCGATACCGATATCCCCTATTTGCATCGCGCGGCCAGCCTTGTTCAGGAAGACCTCGTGTTGATGCGCAAGGACGAGAGGCGCGGCTGGCATCTCGCCGCCGCCTCGTTATCGTTTCCGTCCTCCTGGACTCTTCTGGAGAAATTCGGCCGCTCCATGGATGATATTCACGCCCCCGTACCGGACTTCGGTGCAGGCACCCGCAATGCCGGGCTGATCACCCGCATGTTCGACAATCTGCGCCCGGATCGCTCGGTCCAGCGCATGAATTGGTCGCTGCAGCCCGACGGCAATCTCTATCATCCACTAGCGAGCCATCAGAAGGGCGCCCGCTACACCGACGAGGATATCGCAGCGCAAAGCTATGTTCGTGTCGAGCGGCAGACCCTGCGCAAACTGCCTATCTCCGGCGATATTCTTTTCACTATCCGCATTTATCTCGATCCTATAAGTGCCCTGAAGAAACATCCCGAATGCCGTAATTTAGCGGAAGCTTTTGCGCGCCAGCTCGAAGCGCTAAATCCTGCGCAACTGCACTACAAAGGTATTATGACAATCCGCGACCGGCTTATCGACGCGTTGAAACGCCTATAA